A window of Blattabacterium cuenoti contains these coding sequences:
- a CDS encoding lytic transglycosylase domain-containing protein, protein MKKKIIIIIFFILVVLTHITLYSASLSLKKLYYKQKHNIIISIKNKKYSHFYHNQYIDKLWGGMFDIMYSKNKKIIITNIEEKYLKIRIHNLNQKSKMKIFKYNTMVHASIESYLRMSKYIGKMIYLSNVYFPMIDKKLKNYHLPKELKYLAIIESSLNPYATSIMGAKGLWQFMYDTGKIYGLKINYIHDDRIDPFKSTEAACRYFRYLYEHIKNWELVLYAYNLGPKKINKILVGISHYKKNNYKMLDFLPKETKNYITRFIAMNYVMNYYKEHHIPYE, encoded by the coding sequence ATGAAAAAAAAAATAATAATTATTATATTCTTTATACTTGTAGTATTAACACATATTACGTTATATTCAGCATCATTATCATTAAAAAAATTGTATTATAAACAAAAACATAATATTATAATCTCTATCAAAAATAAAAAATATTCACATTTTTATCACAATCAATATATAGATAAATTATGGGGGGGGATGTTTGATATAATGTATTCCAAAAATAAAAAAATAATTATTACTAATATAGAAGAAAAATATTTAAAAATTAGAATTCATAATTTAAATCAAAAATCTAAAATGAAAATATTTAAATATAATACAATGGTACATGCCTCAATAGAGAGTTATTTAAGAATGAGTAAATATATAGGTAAAATGATTTATTTATCAAATGTTTATTTTCCTATGATAGACAAAAAATTAAAAAATTATCATCTTCCAAAAGAATTAAAATATCTAGCAATTATAGAATCTAGTTTGAATCCATATGCGACTTCTATAATGGGAGCTAAAGGCTTATGGCAATTTATGTATGATACTGGTAAAATATATGGATTAAAAATTAATTATATTCATGATGATAGAATAGATCCTTTTAAATCAACTGAAGCAGCTTGTAGATATTTTAGATATTTATATGAACACATTAAAAATTGGGAATTAGTTTTATATGCATATAATTTAGGACCTAAAAAGATTAATAAAATATTAGTAGGTATAAGTCATTATAAAAAAAATAATTATAAAATGTTAGATTTTTTACCAAAAGAAACAAAAAATTATATTACCAGATTTATAGCAATGAATTACGTCATGAATTATTATAAAGAACATCATATTCCATATGAATGA
- a CDS encoding NAD(P)H-dependent oxidoreductase, giving the protein MNSKILFIVAHPNITQSILNKYIVDHIKMNKNILIRQLYELYPDFKINVIEEIKIILSVNCIVFQFPFYWYSSPSLLKEWKDQVFTELYKTNNFLFGKHLFISITTGADATSFHAGEKNNFTIDEFLRPIQQTAYIFKMIYHGYIHISMQSLSYHDKFMFLKKHTDQIISKIQKWC; this is encoded by the coding sequence ATGAATTCTAAAATTTTATTTATCGTAGCTCATCCGAATATAACACAGTCAATTTTAAATAAATATATTGTTGATCATATTAAAATGAATAAAAATATTTTAATAAGACAATTATATGAATTATATCCAGATTTTAAAATTAATGTAATAGAAGAGATTAAAATTATTCTTTCTGTTAATTGTATTGTTTTTCAATTTCCTTTTTATTGGTACAGTTCTCCATCACTTTTAAAAGAATGGAAAGATCAAGTATTTACTGAATTATATAAAACTAACAATTTTTTATTTGGAAAACATTTATTTATATCTATTACTACTGGTGCAGATGCAACATCATTTCATGCTGGAGAAAAAAATAATTTTACTATTGATGAATTTCTTCGTCCAATACAACAAACTGCTTATATATTTAAAATGATATATCATGGATATATACATATTTCTATGCAATCATTATCATATCATGATAAATTTATGTTTTTAAAAAAACATACTGATCAGATAATATCTAAAATTCAAAAATGGTGTTAA
- a CDS encoding lipopolysaccharide biosynthesis protein has protein sequence MYKKLAIQTIIYSFGCLFPRIVNYIFIKFFTKYLQLAEFSIYTDMYSISFIAISFLSFGLENTYFRFLSKKHYTSQIVFSTAVIIQFIISLFYLILSIFLLKYLVYWLGYKNHVDYLIMFILIIFFDTICILPMAWLRIKEMALKYTIINMINILIQSFIIIYMFFCYTNNNLNNSYNSYYNLYFLLFNIVNAFTDKTGYIFFSNLIASISNFLLIFTIIIEQVNIKNFNFKLSKKMLNYGIPIMLSSIAFSINENLDKILIKRWGTDIINGAYSACYKIASFMSLYLKSFRLGIEPFFFKKSKDYNVEYLYEKLIYTFIIFGLIFYVVICGNISDIIKFLIDKRYHLAISIIPIVMMGNLLLGIYTNLSIFYKIIDKPIIGTYISIIGVLITCIFNFIFIIFPNYKNSFIIPAWGTLFSYGCMLIIVYCLFFKHFRKTYNIIIHLFCAVFIVYCGFYQNLKYRLILQLLYLILLVFLEKNHFFNTKKHLQ, from the coding sequence GTGTATAAAAAATTAGCCATTCAAACTATAATTTATTCATTTGGATGTCTTTTTCCAAGAATTGTAAATTATATTTTTATCAAATTTTTTACTAAATATTTACAACTTGCAGAATTTTCTATTTATACAGATATGTATTCAATATCTTTTATAGCTATTTCATTTTTATCTTTTGGATTAGAAAATACATATTTTAGATTTTTATCTAAAAAACATTATACATCTCAAATAGTATTTTCAACAGCAGTAATCATTCAATTTATAATATCTTTATTTTATTTAATATTATCTATTTTTTTATTAAAATACTTAGTGTATTGGCTTGGTTATAAAAATCATGTAGATTACTTAATAATGTTTATTTTAATAATTTTTTTTGATACTATTTGTATTTTGCCAATGGCTTGGTTAAGAATTAAAGAAATGGCTTTAAAATATACAATAATCAATATGATTAATATTTTAATACAATCTTTTATAATCATATATATGTTTTTTTGTTATACTAATAATAATTTAAATAACTCGTATAACTCGTATTATAATTTATATTTTTTATTATTTAATATTGTTAATGCTTTTACAGATAAAACAGGATATATATTTTTTTCAAATTTAATTGCTTCTATCAGTAATTTTTTATTAATATTTACAATTATTATCGAACAAGTAAACATTAAAAATTTTAATTTCAAATTATCTAAAAAAATGTTAAATTATGGAATTCCAATTATGCTAAGTAGCATCGCTTTTTCTATTAATGAAAATTTAGATAAAATATTAATTAAAAGATGGGGTACCGATATAATCAATGGTGCATATTCAGCATGTTATAAAATTGCTTCTTTTATGAGTTTATATTTAAAATCTTTTAGATTAGGAATTGAACCATTTTTTTTTAAAAAATCAAAAGATTATAATGTAGAATATTTGTATGAAAAATTAATATATACATTTATTATATTTGGACTAATTTTTTATGTTGTAATATGTGGTAATATTTCTGATATTATTAAATTTTTAATTGATAAAAGATATCATTTAGCTATTTCAATTATTCCAATAGTAATGATGGGAAATTTATTATTAGGTATTTATACAAATTTATCTATTTTTTATAAAATCATAGATAAACCTATTATTGGAACATATATATCTATTATTGGTGTACTTATTACGTGTATATTCAATTTTATATTCATTATTTTTCCAAATTATAAAAATAGTTTTATAATTCCTGCTTGGGGAACATTATTTTCTTATGGATGTATGCTAATAATTGTATATTGTTTATTTTTTAAACATTTTAGAAAAACATATAATATTATTATACATTTATTTTGTGCTGTTTTTATAGTATATTGTGGATTTTATCAAAATTTAAAATATAGATTAATTTTACAATTATTATATTTAATTTTACTTGTTTTTTTAGAAAAAAATCATTTTTTTAATACAAAAAAGCATTTACAATAA
- a CDS encoding malate dehydrogenase: MXSSTKIIGISNNDFEQTKDSDITIITCGYPRTPGMSRDDLINMNAKIILSVTKQSILLSPKTIFIIVSNPLDVMTYISYLVTKIDASRIIGMGGILDSVRYRYFLSKELNCSPIDINTVLLGSHGDYMIPLYRYTSVSGIPIHEFISKEKNNFLIEKTKKGGEEIVHLLGTSSWLAPGASIVQIVESIIENSKKILSCSVLLNGEYNLNNICLGVPIMVGKNGIEKILELDLNKEEKCLLIKSANQVKQMISKLELFNHEF; the protein is encoded by the coding sequence ATCTNNTCTAGTACTAAAATTATTGGAATATCTAATAATGATTTTGAACAAACTAAAGATTCTGATATCACTATTATTACTTGTGGATATCCCAGAACGCCAGGAATGAGTAGAGATGATTTAATTAATATGAATGCCAAAATTATTTTATCTGTTACCAAACAATCTATTTTATTATCACCAAAAACAATATTTATTATTGTATCTAATCCATTAGATGTAATGACATATATAAGTTATCTTGTTACGAAGATAGATGCATCTCGAATTATTGGTATGGGTGGAATATTAGATTCAGTAAGATATCGTTATTTTTTATCTAAAGAATTAAATTGTTCACCAATAGATATAAATACGGTTTTATTAGGATCTCATGGAGATTATATGATTCCTTTATACAGATATACATCAGTATCAGGTATTCCTATACATGAATTTATTTCAAAAGAAAAAAATAATTTTTTAATTGAAAAAACAAAAAAAGGAGGAGAAGAAATAGTTCATTTATTAGGCACATCTTCTTGGTTAGCACCTGGTGCATCAATTGTACAAATAGTGGAATCGATTATTGAAAATTCTAAAAAAATTTTATCTTGTTCAGTATTATTAAATGGAGAATATAATTTAAATAATATATGTTTAGGAGTTCCTATTATGGTAGGAAAAAATGGAATAGAAAAAATATTAGAATTAGATCTTAATAAAGAAGAAAAATGTTTATTAATAAAATCTGCAAATCAAGTCAAACAAATGATTTCTAAATTAGAATTATTCAATCATGAATTCTAA
- a CDS encoding sugar phosphate nucleotidyltransferase — protein sequence MKIIIPIAGKGTRLRPQTITTPKPLFNIVGQTLLNRLIKCVLQIVDQYCINELIFIINYSDKNKIEHQIIYLTKNFGICIKFYYQHKPLGTADAIFQAYKSLTGPIIIAFSDTLFYHKKKYLIQNIDADNIIFTKKITNPYDFGIVKCDSSGYITNFVEKPTTKNYNIAIIGIYYFKNSSILKNELQYILNQKLNELNKEYQFTDVLENMKKKGISFVSQEVDKWMDFGNIKNTIFSNSAILDIESQKTKLIHKKSIIKNSIIISPCYIENNVFIENSIIGAYTSIGKFTTIKNSCIKQSIIQNYTILQHINIHHSIIGNHVFFSEISKTVNLGDYSTIHI from the coding sequence ATGAAAATTATAATTCCAATAGCAGGAAAAGGGACAAGATTACGACCACAAACTATTACAACCCCTAAACCATTATTTAATATAGTAGGACAAACATTATTAAATAGATTAATAAAATGTGTATTACAAATAGTTGACCAATATTGTATAAATGAACTTATTTTTATTATTAATTATTCAGATAAAAATAAAATAGAACATCAAATAATATATCTAACAAAAAATTTTGGTATATGCATTAAATTTTATTATCAACATAAACCATTAGGAACAGCTGATGCTATATTTCAAGCATATAAATCTTTAACTGGACCTATTATTATAGCATTTTCTGATACACTTTTTTATCATAAAAAAAAATATTTAATTCAAAATATTGATGCAGATAATATTATTTTTACTAAAAAAATAACAAATCCTTATGATTTTGGTATTGTAAAATGTGATTCATCAGGATATATTACAAACTTTGTAGAAAAACCAACAACAAAAAATTATAATATAGCTATTATTGGAATTTATTATTTTAAAAATAGTTCTATTTTAAAAAATGAATTACAATATATTTTAAATCAAAAATTAAATGAATTAAATAAAGAATATCAATTTACCGATGTATTAGAAAATATGAAAAAAAAAGGAATATCATTTGTTAGTCAAGAAGTAGACAAATGGATGGATTTTGGAAATATAAAAAATACAATTTTTTCCAATTCTGCAATACTTGATATTGAATCTCAAAAAACAAAATTAATTCATAAAAAATCAATAATAAAAAATAGTATCATTATATCTCCATGTTATATTGAAAATAATGTTTTCATTGAAAATAGTATTATTGGAGCTTATACATCAATAGGAAAATTTACAACTATAAAAAATAGTTGTATAAAACAATCTATAATACAAAATTATACCATTCTTCAACATATTAATATTCATCATTCTATAATTGGAAATCATGTGTTTTTTTCAGAAATATCTAAAACAGTAAATTTAGGAGATTATTCAACTATACATATATAA
- a CDS encoding dCTP deaminase/dUTPase family protein, whose product MQQKIINYSLLYANIHKPIIINILERKLIPTNLYLKLSIKKQIIFLIRKQLINFGIICILHISKKIYKPSYCYQIVKILMINMISKNIIIYPNEKLVIIDLYKQPKIKWIFCSQLNKSIRQNNGFGSTGI is encoded by the coding sequence ATGCAACAAAAAATTATAAATTATAGTTTATTATATGCAAATATACATAAACCAATAATTATTAATATTTTAGAAAGAAAATTAATACCTACGAATTTATACTTAAAATTGTCTATAAAAAAACAAATTATTTTCTTAATAAGAAAACAATTAATTAATTTTGGAATTATTTGCATTCTTCATATTTCAAAAAAAATTTATAAACCATCATATTGTTACCAAATAGTTAAAATTCTTATGATTAATATGATTTCAAAAAATATTATTATTTATCCTAATGAAAAACTTGTAATAATAGATTTATATAAACAACCTAAAATTAAATGGATATTTTGTTCTCAACTTAATAAAAGTATTAGACAAAATAACGGATTTGGTAGTACTGGTATTTAA
- a CDS encoding thiamine diphosphokinase, with product MIHHRYIGPEINIFLNGNPPHLSNKEINVFNTKINYVVDGAYNYVKNNNIKIDYIIGDFDSINNKINIVADINNKYQLIKTLNQNYTDFDKTLNIIYRKGFLNINVWGASGKEPDHFLGNLSTALKYKQKLSIIFYDNHSLYFFSKKQETLFIQQNKTISLFPFTKVTNLFAYGLKYPIKKKHYKLGNK from the coding sequence ATGATACATCATAGATATATAGGTCCTGAAATAAATATATTTTTAAATGGTAATCCTCCACATTTAAGTAATAAAGAAATTAATGTATTTAATACAAAAATAAATTATGTTGTTGATGGTGCTTATAATTATGTAAAAAATAATAACATCAAAATTGATTATATTATTGGGGATTTTGATTCGATTAATAATAAAATCAATATTGTCGCAGATATAAATAATAAATATCAATTAATTAAAACATTAAATCAAAATTATACTGATTTTGATAAAACATTAAATATTATTTATAGAAAAGGATTTTTGAATATTAATGTTTGGGGTGCAAGTGGAAAAGAACCCGATCATTTTTTAGGTAATTTATCTACTGCTTTGAAGTATAAACAAAAATTATCTATTATATTTTATGATAATCATTCTTTATATTTTTTCTCGAAAAAACAAGAAACGTTATTTATTCAACAAAATAAAACAATATCTTTATTCCCATTTACAAAAGTAACAAATTTATTTGCATATGGATTAAAATATCCTATAAAAAAAAAACATTACAAATTGGGAAACAAATAG
- the tsaD gene encoding tRNA (adenosine(37)-N6)-threonylcarbamoyltransferase complex transferase subunit TsaD, with protein MKCTKSIIILGIESSCDDTAVSIMINQEVISNIIIHQTIHKQYGGIVPELAAREHDKYLFSTVNKAINIANIHRSQIHAVSVTIGPGLIGSLLVGYSFAKSFSMGLNIPIIGVNHIHAHILSHFINNANLNNSFPKFPFLCLMISGAHTQIIQVNDFFDMNILGTTLDDSIGESLDKIARLLGFSYPGAMWLDKNSKLGNNKKFHFSKPNVKGLNFSFSGLKTQIDRFIKNQLKINTNFIKNNLHNLCASIQKIISEILIEKIILAIQQTNIFRIVLAGGVSANSEITKQFLLLKKHNIEIFIPKKQYTTDNGAMIAIVGLFKLKKKLFNINQPFSKFTPWF; from the coding sequence ATGAAATGTACAAAATCAATTATTATTTTAGGTATAGAATCATCATGTGATGATACTGCTGTATCTATTATGATAAATCAAGAAGTAATATCTAATATTATTATTCATCAAACAATTCATAAACAATATGGAGGTATTGTTCCAGAATTAGCCGCTAGAGAACATGATAAATATTTATTTTCTACGGTAAATAAGGCTATTAATATTGCGAATATTCATCGATCTCAAATTCATGCTGTATCTGTAACAATAGGTCCAGGATTAATAGGATCTTTATTAGTTGGTTATTCTTTTGCAAAATCATTTTCAATGGGGTTAAATATCCCTATTATTGGAGTTAATCATATACATGCACATATATTATCGCATTTTATAAACAATGCTAATTTAAATAATTCATTTCCAAAGTTTCCATTTTTGTGTTTAATGATTAGTGGGGCACATACTCAAATTATTCAAGTCAATGATTTTTTTGATATGAATATATTAGGAACTACTTTAGATGATTCTATTGGTGAATCTTTAGATAAAATAGCAAGATTATTAGGATTTTCTTATCCTGGTGCTATGTGGTTAGATAAAAATTCTAAATTAGGAAATAATAAAAAATTTCATTTTTCTAAACCTAATGTTAAAGGATTAAATTTTAGTTTTAGTGGTCTTAAAACTCAGATTGATAGATTTATTAAAAATCAATTAAAAATCAATACTAATTTTATTAAAAATAATCTTCACAATTTATGTGCATCAATACAAAAAATAATTTCAGAAATTTTAATAGAAAAAATAATATTAGCAATTCAACAAACTAATATTTTTAGAATTGTATTAGCTGGTGGTGTCTCTGCTAATAGTGAAATAACAAAACAATTTTTATTATTAAAAAAACATAATATAGAGATATTTATTCCTAAAAAACAATATACTACTGATAATGGAGCTATGATAGCTATTGTTGGATTGTTTAAACTTAAAAAAAAATTATTTAATATCAATCAACCATTTTCAAAATTTACTCCTTGGTTTTAA
- a CDS encoding lactate/malate family dehydrogenase → MKITIIGSGNVGLSCATLLSQKKLAQIIILLDIKKNISQGKSVDLX, encoded by the coding sequence ATGAAAATTACTATTATTGGATCTGGTAACGTTGGATTATCATGTGCTACTTTATTATCTCAAAAAAAATTAGCACAAATAATTATATTATTAGATATAAAAAAAAATATATCTCAAGGAAAAAGTGTAGATCTNNTCTAG
- a CDS encoding ATP-dependent Clp protease proteolytic subunit — MNEYQQNSEEFLKYAIKHHKINSLLLEQYIKLMTPYIVEERKLNIAQMDVFSRLMMDRVIFLGTHISDQIANIIQAQLLFLQSLDSSKDIQIYINSPGGEVHAGLGIYDTMQIIEPDIATICTGVAASMAAILLCSGVKNKRSGLQHSRIMIHQPIGGTHGQASDIEITVREILKLKKELYNIISIHSGMDIDKIEKDSDRDYWMTSKEAKEYGMIDEILIKKNK; from the coding sequence ATGAATGAATATCAACAAAATTCAGAAGAATTTCTTAAATATGCTATTAAACATCATAAAATTAATAGTCTGTTATTAGAACAATATATAAAATTAATGACTCCTTATATTGTTGAAGAAAGAAAATTAAATATAGCACAAATGGATGTATTTTCTAGATTAATGATGGATCGTGTGATTTTTCTTGGAACTCATATTAGTGATCAAATAGCTAATATCATTCAGGCTCAATTATTATTTTTACAGTCATTAGATTCTTCTAAAGATATCCAAATTTATATTAATTCTCCTGGAGGTGAAGTACATGCTGGATTAGGTATTTATGATACTATGCAAATTATTGAACCAGATATTGCAACTATTTGTACTGGAGTCGCAGCATCTATGGCAGCAATTTTACTTTGTTCTGGAGTGAAAAATAAACGATCTGGATTACAACATTCCAGAATTATGATACATCAACCAATTGGAGGAACACATGGACAAGCTTCAGATATAGAAATTACAGTACGTGAAATTTTAAAATTAAAAAAAGAATTATATAATATTATTTCTATCCATTCTGGAATGGATATAGATAAAATAGAAAAAGATTCTGATAGAGATTATTGGATGACTTCTAAAGAAGCTAAAGAATATGGCATGATTGATGAAATTTTAATTAAAAAAAATAAATAG
- the gcvP gene encoding aminomethyl-transferring glycine dehydrogenase → MQQEIINQFSFRHIGPSCHEIKQMLQTLKCQSIQNLINKTIPKKLLFKKKLIIPNSISEYEYLNHINNIGKKNQIYKSYIGLGYKNTILPAVIKRNILENPNWYTPYTPYQSEISQGRLEALMNFQTMVSDITRMEISNASMLDEATASADAMFMLYQNKLRKEVVIKSSYYFFISIDIFPQTFAVVKTRCTGLGIKIIHDSYQCLTQYKNKNIFGMLLSYPSASGQLDNYTDIMKYAYKNNISTIITSDLLALTLLLPPGEWKYKPDVVVGSTQSFGLPMGYGGPHAAFFSTYKKYQRFIPGRIIGESIDNRNKKSFRMALQMREQHIKREKATSNICTSQVLTAIIASMYAIYHGSNGLKIIANKIHNYAKKLEILLLNNIHNISQKNLFYFDTIRIKIHNNNQFTLKDIKTIAEQKKTNFRYIPKKNQLTITLDETTSQQDISRILSIFYKASTTQTINFKYIKSNNNIIIPHKIPSYLKRTSGFLDYKIFKKYHKENELIRYIKRLENKDLSLTHSMIPLGSCTMKLNASAELYSISQNEWQNIHPFSPFNQTKGYNVIINNLGKYLKNITGLKGISLQPNSGAQGEYAGLMVIKSFHNSMNESHRNVALIPSSSHGTNPASAKMAGMKIVIINTTHNGSIDKNDFFEKIKKYKNVLSVLMITYPSTHGVYETNIIEILNTIHENGGQVYMDGANLNAQVGLIKPSDLGVDICHINLHKTFAIPHGGGGPGMGPICVASHLIPFLPNHPLDPIPKQLENNDHRLTISAAPYGSPLILTISYAYIRLLGPNGLKEATEIAILNANYIKEKIKKFYNILYVGDNNTVAHELILDCRPFKNINIEVIDIAKRMMDYGYHAPTISFPVHGCIMIEPTESESKEELDRFIETLISIRKEIDEIKFGIFSQKNNVLKNAPHPIDVFINEKWEYPYSKQKAAYPLNWIQKRKFWPSLSRINDAYGDRNLICHCT, encoded by the coding sequence ATGCAACAAGAAATTATTAATCAATTTTCTTTTAGACATATTGGCCCCAGTTGTCATGAAATTAAACAAATGTTACAAACATTAAAATGTCAATCTATTCAAAATTTAATCAATAAAACTATTCCAAAAAAATTACTTTTTAAAAAAAAATTAATTATTCCAAATTCAATTTCTGAATACGAATATTTAAATCATATTAATAATATTGGTAAAAAAAATCAAATATATAAATCTTATATAGGCCTGGGATATAAAAATACTATTTTACCAGCAGTTATTAAAAGAAATATTTTAGAAAATCCTAATTGGTATACACCTTATACACCTTATCAATCTGAAATATCTCAAGGACGTTTAGAAGCATTAATGAATTTTCAAACTATGGTATCAGATATAACTCGTATGGAAATTAGTAATGCATCTATGTTAGATGAAGCAACTGCATCAGCAGATGCTATGTTTATGTTGTATCAAAATAAATTAAGAAAAGAAGTAGTAATTAAATCATCTTATTATTTTTTTATATCAATAGATATTTTTCCTCAAACTTTTGCTGTTGTAAAAACAAGATGTACTGGATTAGGAATTAAAATTATTCATGATTCTTATCAATGTTTAACACAATATAAAAATAAAAATATATTTGGAATGTTATTATCATATCCATCTGCTTCAGGACAACTTGATAATTATACTGATATTATGAAATATGCATATAAAAATAATATTTCAACTATTATTACTTCTGATTTATTAGCATTAACATTACTATTACCACCTGGTGAATGGAAATATAAACCAGATGTAGTGGTTGGCAGTACACAATCATTTGGATTACCTATGGGATATGGTGGTCCACATGCAGCATTTTTTTCAACTTATAAAAAATATCAACGTTTTATTCCAGGAAGAATTATTGGAGAATCTATAGATAATAGAAATAAAAAATCATTTCGAATGGCTTTACAAATGAGAGAACAGCATATTAAAAGAGAAAAAGCAACATCCAATATTTGTACATCACAAGTACTGACTGCTATAATTGCATCTATGTATGCTATTTATCATGGATCTAATGGTCTTAAAATCATCGCAAACAAAATTCATAATTATGCTAAAAAATTAGAAATTTTACTATTAAATAATATTCATAATATTAGTCAAAAAAATTTATTTTACTTTGATACTATTAGAATTAAAATACATAATAATAATCAATTTACTTTAAAAGACATCAAAACAATTGCAGAACAAAAAAAAACTAATTTTAGATATATTCCAAAAAAAAATCAATTAACAATTACATTAGATGAAACTACATCACAACAAGATATATCTAGAATTTTATCAATATTTTATAAAGCATCTACTACACAAACAATTAATTTCAAATACATTAAAAGTAATAATAATATAATAATACCGCATAAAATTCCTTCTTATTTAAAAAGAACTTCTGGTTTTTTAGACTATAAAATTTTTAAAAAATATCATAAAGAAAATGAATTGATTCGTTATATTAAAAGATTAGAAAATAAAGATTTATCTTTAACTCATTCTATGATTCCATTAGGTTCATGCACAATGAAATTAAATGCTTCAGCAGAATTATATTCAATAAGTCAAAATGAATGGCAAAATATACATCCTTTTTCTCCATTTAATCAAACTAAAGGATATAATGTTATAATTAATAATTTAGGTAAATATTTAAAAAATATTACTGGATTGAAAGGTATTTCTTTACAACCTAATTCAGGTGCACAAGGAGAATACGCTGGATTAATGGTAATTAAATCATTTCATAACTCTATGAATGAATCTCATAGAAATGTTGCATTAATTCCATCTTCATCACATGGAACTAATCCAGCATCTGCTAAAATGGCTGGTATGAAAATAGTTATAATCAATACAACACATAATGGATCTATTGATAAAAATGATTTTTTTGAAAAAATTAAAAAATATAAAAATGTTTTATCTGTATTAATGATAACTTATCCATCTACTCATGGTGTTTACGAAACAAATATAATAGAAATATTAAATACTATTCATGAAAATGGTGGACAAGTTTATATGGATGGAGCAAATTTAAATGCACAAGTAGGTTTAATTAAACCATCAGATCTAGGTGTAGATATTTGTCACATAAATTTACATAAAACTTTTGCTATTCCTCATGGTGGTGGTGGTCCAGGAATGGGACCTATTTGTGTAGCGTCACATTTAATACCTTTTCTTCCTAATCATCCTTTAGATCCTATACCTAAACAATTAGAAAATAATGATCATAGATTAACTATTTCTGCAGCTCCATATGGATCACCTTTAATTTTAACTATATCTTATGCTTATATTAGATTATTAGGACCAAATGGCCTCAAAGAGGCTACAGAAATAGCTATTTTAAATGCTAATTATATTAAAGAAAAAATTAAAAAATTTTATAATATATTATATGTAGGAGATAATAATACAGTTGCTCACGAATTAATTTTAGATTGTAGACCATTTAAAAATATAAATATAGAAGTAATTGATATAGCCAAAAGAATGATGGATTATGGATATCATGCTCCTACAATTTCTTTTCCAGTACATGGATGTATTATGATTGAACCTACTGAAAGTGAATCTAAAGAAGAATTAGATCGTTTTATAGAAACTTTAATTTCTATACGAAAAGAAATTGATGAAATTAAATTTGGAATATTTTCACAAAAAAATAATGTTTTAAAAAATGCACCTCATCCGATAGATGTTTTTATAAATGAAAAATGGGAATATCCTTATTCAAAACAAAAGGCAGCTTATCCATTAAATTGGATACAAAAAAGAAAATTTTGGCCATCATTATCTAGAATTAATGATGCATATGGAGATAGAAATTTAATTTGTCATTGTACTTAA